A window of Aurantibacillus circumpalustris genomic DNA:
GAAGCCATTGCAACCTGTGCTAGTGATGGTTACCGTGTTTTAGGTATTGGCGAAGCCCTTTTTGAGGGAAATGATTTTCCAACAGAACAACAGCATTTCAAATTTACGTTTAAAGGCATTGTAGCATTTTACGATCCACCAAAGAAAAATATTCGGACCGTACTTGAAGATTTTTATACTGCCGGAATTGCCGTAAAAATTGTTACCGGTGATAACGCAGCTACAACCAGTGCCATTGCCAAGCAGATTGGTTTTAGAGGTTATGATAAAAGTATAAGTGGAGATACTCTAATGAAAATGGATGACGCAGAATTACAAAAAACGGTAATGGAAACGCAAGTCTTTACACGCATGTTCCCAGATGCGAAGTTGAAAATTATTAACGCATTAAAATCAAATCAACAAATTGTAGCCATGACAGGAGACGGTGTAAACGATGGTCCCGCACTAAAAGCCGCTCATATTGGTATCGCCATGGGAAAGAAAGGAACTGAAATAGCGAAACAAGCAGCTTCTTTGATTCTGGTAGACGATGACCTTTCTAAGATGGTAGACGCGGTTGCTATGGGTCGTAAAATATATACCAATCTTAAAAAAGCAATTCAGTATGTTATCTCTATTCACATTCCTATTATCCTTATCGTATTTATTCCATTAATTTTAGGTTGGATCTATCCGAATATACTTTCTCCGATTCATGTAATTTTTTTAGAATTAATTATGGGTCCTACCTGCTCTATTGTTTATGAAAATGAACCCATTGAAAAAAATACGATGCAACAAAAACCAAGGCCTTTTACTAGCACTTTTTTTAGTTGGAAAGAACTCACTACAAGTATTATACAGGGTCTGGCAATTTCTTCAGGAACATTGATCACTTATCAATTTGCCGTTATGAATAGCTTTGATGAGCCGACTGCAAGAGCAATGGTCTTTACGCAATTAATTATTGCCAATTTAGTCTTAACACTTGTAAACCGATCTTTTCTTTATTCTATTTTCACAACATTGAAATATAAAAACAATTTGGTTCTGCTTGTGATCACTGCTACGTTGCTGATTTTAATTGCGCTGCTTTACATACCTACGCTTAATAATTTCTTTCAATTTAAAAAACTGCATGCCTTGCAAATCGCCATTAGCGCAATCATTGGTGTTACAAGTGTGATTTGGTATGAATTTGTAAAATGGAGAAAACGGATTGGTTGCAATTCTGCAAAGTGCACTTCCAAAATTGTTGTAGGTTTTGGTAAAGACTAAAGGTTCTCTTTATTCTTTGCATGATTTAAGGCTGGCGTTGTCAATTTCTTATTGTCGGTTAGAATTTTGGAGAAAAACTTGTAGCCCAGTCGTACGTTCCAATTCGATTTTCAATCGTTGTTCTTCAACTTTGTCACTCGGAAATGGTTCAATTGTTATGATAACTCCAGTCCCTTGTATTGACAAATGCTTAATTGCCGGTGAATTTTTTGATCGTTCAAAAACAATTCTAGCTTTTTCATAAACAGAACTTTGGAATTGAGCACTTGAATTAAACTTCTTATAGTTCAATGCAAGTGGAACGATAATAGTTGAACCAAAAATAACTATCAAGATTGTACCTGTGTAGAACCATTTACGGTTTCTTTTTTGTCGTAAACCTAAAAGAAAAAAAATTAGCAGTGATGAAAAAGTGATTCCTATAAAATTAGTAATGAACAACAAGAAGCTTCCACCTGCCAAAATGAAATGTCCTTGTTCAAGCATTAATCCAATGGAACAAAGAGGTGGAACCAGGGCTACAGCAATTGCAACACCAGCTAATACAGTGGAGTATTCACTTCGATAATAACCATAAGCGCCTCCGGCACCCGCTAATAAAGCTATTCCGAGATCACGTAAATCAGGTGACGTTCTAATTAAGATTTGCTGATTTGGAGTTATTTCCGGCAGTGTAAAACCAATTATATAAGCCATCAGAATAGAACTTATTGTTCCAAGAGTAATTATCCCTAGCATTCTAAATGATTGTAGTTTCCAACCTAACGCAATAGCGCCGCCAAAGGCTACAATCGGTTGTCCCAATGGCGCTATTATCATTGCTCCTATTATAGTTGCTGATGAATCTTCCGAAAGGCCTAATGAAGCTATGCCAACACTTAAAATAAGCATTAATGCAAATGAACTTTGCCAGTCCTTTTTGTAATGAAAAAATAGATTATTAAAAACCGAAGTTCTTTCTTCAATTGGAATATCTTGCGAAAAGAAATTCTTTTCTATAAATATATCTTTTGAGTTAGGGTCTATTTGCACAATTTGGTTTTTAGTGCTAAAATTACGAATAATAATTTCTGGCTCCTCGTTAGGGCTTTTGAAATCGAAAACCGTCTACTAGTACCCATGTTTATTAATTGCGTAAATGTTCATATTTGCATTGTATGTCCACTAACGAAAAAACCGTGTTAGCTGTAGTTATTTAATTTCAAAATGTTTCTTTATACGTAACATTCTTAACGTGTTCCATTTACTAGGTTTTCCTGCTTTCTCCATCACAAAGTGTACTTGACCAACATGTGCAGCCTGCAAGTTCCATGTTCCATCTTTATTTTGTTTTTTATTCAAATAGTTCAAAGCTTCTGTCATTCTGTTGTCCCAATTAATTCCTGCATATTGAAAATAATCCATAGCTCGAAGAATGTCATACCGCCATCTGCTGGGATACGTTAATTTTAAAAATTCTTTACTAATTATTTGACCTGTTCGGTCTGATAAAAATAAGTGGTGCATCAAGATAAACTCAACTCCTGTTTTTATGGCATCTACTATTTCTTTCTTTCTATAGGTGAAGCCTGCTTTCATAAATTCGGTAAACCCTTCGAGAACTGAAATAGAGGAATGCAATGAGCTGTGTTTAGCTCCACTTCTTATTGTTCGACAGTTAAAGCCGCCGTCGGGCATTATTTCAGTCAGAATACTGTCAACGACTGACTGCAGTTTAATTTCAGGCATTTTGAAATAGGATGCATAATTCAAAAACATTCCATTAACACATACATCACTATGCTGAGTTGTGCTCGGTCCTAACTGAATTCCACCATCTTCTGCTTTATCATTCTTTAAAACTAATTCAATGGTCTCTTTCACCATTTCATTGTTTGAGGGGAGATTTAAATTGCGTAGGTCAAGTAATGTGTAGTGAGTAGAAGTCCACTTTGGCTGGTAAAATCTATCGCCCCAACAACCATTTATATGGCGTTTTGCCAGAATTTTTTTGCCCCAGCCTTCACTCGCTATATTATCTTGCAGTTTCTTCTTATGTACTCCCAACAAATCGCGCCATACCTGATATTGAATAGAGACATCTCCTTCCAATAACCAATCTATAATTTGTTGATGATCCATTTACTTTAAAAATAAATGATTTCTATTTTTTTGGAATTGCTGCAACTATTATTGTTTCCATCTCTCAAGTTTTGGAATTGACCTTGTAGCTAGCCATGCAAAGAAACTGTTGATTCCGTCCTTCTTCATTTCCTGTATACAAAATTTCTGCATTTTTTCCGCAGTGTCAATTTCGGGTGGAGTGAGAAATTCACCATTTGCATAACACATCGAACAAAACTTTCTGCTTATTGTTCCGTCTTTTTCAGATCCTCCCCCTTTTTTGTCTTTCTTTAAAGGGAATCCGCAGCTCTGGCAAAATTTATACTCTTTCATTGTTATGTTTGTTATTTTTTAATAATCGTATTCAGAACGGTTTCTTTATCGATTTTCTTTGTGCAAAAGAACCAGTCATAACAGTGTGTATTTTCATCTTGATTTTCCATTCTTTCTTTTGCAACTCCACATGAACCAGCTGTTGGTACAATTACTTCGTCTCCCGGTCTCCAGTCAGCTGGAGTAGCAACATTAAATTCATCAGCCGTTTGCAGCGCAATTACAACTCTGTATAATTCATCAAAATTGCGACCTAAGCTTAATGGATAATAAATTATTGTTCTGATAATTCCTTTAGGGTCAATCACAAATACAGCACGAACAGCTTTAGTACTGCTTTCACCTGGCATTATCATTCCATATTTTTTTGCAACGTTCATGGTAATGTCTTCTATCAAAGGGAAGTTAACTTCAATATCTTTCATTCCTTTGTATTCAATCTTTTCTTTGATAGTTCTTAACCAAGCAATGTGACTATACAAACCATCAACAGATAGTCCAACTAACTTACAATTCGCTTGATTAAATTGTTTTTCCAAGGATGCAAAAGTCATAAACTCAGAAGTGCATACAGGGGTGAAATCGGCAGGGTGACTAAAAAGGATTACCCAATTTCCTTTATAATCTGCCGGAAAATTTATATCGCCTTGGGTGGTTACCGCTTTAAATTCAGGCGCCTTGTCGCCAATTCTTGGCATTGAAACAACTTGCTGTGTTAAATTTTCTTGATTTTCCATTTTGTTATTTTTTGTTTATTTCTTAAATAAGATACACTGACTACTGCTATTTTTTTTAATACGGTAAAAGATCAATTAATAGGCTGTCCAGCCGCCATCTGCTGTGAGAACAGTTCCATTCACAAAACTCGAATCTGCAGAAGCCAGGAATAATGCGGTTTTGGCGATCTCATCCGCTTCACCCATCCGTGGCATTGTCGCAACTCCTGCCATACCGCGCTCCATTCCGAATGGATTTGGATTCATATTTTTCCCGATATTAGTATTTACTCCACCCGGCGCAATGGCGTTACAGCGAATTCCTTTTTGAGCATACATAAACCCAATATTTTTGGTTAATCCAACTACCGCGTGTTTTGACGCGGTGTAAGCCACTCCGGCTCTTGCTCCATATAATCCTCCCACCGAAGCAATGTTCACAATAACTCCACTTTCTTGTTTAAGCATAATTGGGACAGCAAAACGACAAGCGTACATCGGTCCATTTACATTAACTGCCATAATACGATTCCATAGATCGTTGGAGACTTGATCTATTGGCATAAAATCATCCATAATCCCGGCGTTGTTAATCAATACATCTACTGTTTTAAAATGCGCCACCGCGGCATTAAACATTTTTTTGATATCCTTTTCATTCGATACATCGCAAAGAACGCCTAGTGCTTTGCCACCATCGATTGTTATGGTATTTACAACTTCATCAATTTCATTCTGGTGAAGGTCGGCAACAATTACATTGGCACCTTCTTTTGCAAACAGTTGCGCTATGGCCTTTCCCATGCCTGATGCTGCACCAGTTACCAGAGCTGTTTTATTGTTAAGTTTTCCCATGATTTGTATTTTTAAGTTTATAATGTTTCTGCTTTATTTATATTTTCTATTCCTTTTAAAAGTGCGTCAGGATTAAAGGATATGCTGTCGATACCATGCGCTACCAGAAATTCAGTAAATTCAGGGTAATCGCTAGGAGCTTGGCCGCACAAGCCTATTTTAGATCCACATAGTTTAGCTGAATTAATTACATGAGAGATCATATATTTAACAGCTTCGTTGTTTTCGTCAAAAAGATCACTAATTATGTCAGAATCCCTGTCGATACCCAGTGTTAATTGTGTGAGATCGTTTGAGCCAATTGAAAAGCCATCAAATATTTTTGCAAACTCCCCGGCTAAAATTACGTTGCTTGGAATTTCAGCCATCACATATATTTCCAGACCATTTTCTCCACGCTTCAAACCGTATTCAGCCATTAGAGAAACTACTTTTTTTCCTTCTTCTACTGTTCTGCAAAACGGGATCATTAATTTTACATTCGTTAGTCCCATTTCATTTCTCACAACTTTCATCGCTTCACACTCCAGTTTAAATCCTTCCTTGTATCTGTCGTTATAATACCGCGAAGCACCCCTAAATCCAATCATAGGATTTTCCTCTTTCATTTCAAATTGTTTACCACCGAGCAGGTTGGCATATTCGTTGGTTTTAAAATCACTCATTCTCACAATAACATCTTTTGGATAAAAGGCCGCTGCAATCGTTCCTATCGCCTGAGAGAGTTTATCAATGAAATAGCCTTTTTTATCGGCATAGTGTTCTGTCAGTTCACGGATTTCTTTTTTAACCGTTGGGTCAGTTAATTCATCAAATTTCACAAGTGCCATTGGATGAACACGAATACTGTTCGTGATCACAAACTCCATGCGCATTAAACCAACTCCTTTGTTGGGATAAAAAGATAATTTGTATGCTTTATCAGGATCGGCCAAGATCAGCATGGCTTGTGTTACAGGCATTTTAATATTTCTGAAATCAAGGTCTTTCACGGTCCAATTTAATTTGCCTGAATAAACAGAACCATATTTACCCTGCGATGTATCAACGGTAATAATATCGCCATCTTTTATTTTTTCAGTTGCACCGTTAGCGCCAACTATCGCTATTGCTCCCACTTCACGTGCAACAATAGCGGCATGACTCGTGCGGCCACCTTTATTAGTTACTATTGCGGCGGCTTTTTTTAGAATAGGATCCCAATCTGGATTAGTAACATCCGTAATAAGAATTTCACCAGTATTTAATTTATCTGAATCCGCCGAAGAATTAATAACACGTGCCATGCCTGAAACAATGCCTAAACCAATAGCGTTTCCTGTAACTATAAGGTTTCCTTTTTGTTTCAGACTATATTCTTTTACAACTAATGGATCTTTTGTAGAATGAACCGTTTCGGGTCTTGCCTGTACTACAAAGAGTTGATTTGTTAAACCATCCTTTGCCCATTCAACGTCCATTGGCATTTTATAATGTTGTTCGATTTGCAAACACCATTTGGCAACGGTTTCTATTTCAGAATTAGTTAGAGTCCAGCATTTTTGTTTTTCAAGCGGGGTATGCGTATTAACAGTGCCATTACCATCTTCGTTATAAATAAGAGTCTCTGCTTTTGATCCCAGTTTTTTCGAAATAACAGGTCTTTTAAACTTACCGATGTGCGGTTTAAAAACGTGAAATTCATCGGGTGTAACAGTGCCTTGTACAATATTTTCACCAAGTCCCCAACAGCCTGTTATAACAATAGCATTTTTAAATCCTGAGTCAGGTTCAATAGTGAAACAAACGCCTGAGCTGGCCTTATCGGAACGCACCATTAATTGTATACCTACAGACAAGGCAACTTTGCTATGATCAAAACCATTGTCAATTCGGTATTTGATTGCCCTTGCATTGTACAAAGAAGCGAAACAATTTTGCACCGAATTAAGTACAGCATTGATGCCTTTGATGTTAAGAAAAGAGTCGTGTTGCCCCGCAAAACTGGCTGTTGGCAGATCTTCTGCCGTAGCGCTACTTCTCACAGCTACCCCGACCTCAGAATTAAATTTTTCGCAAAGTTTTTTGTAATGATCTGTTATTTCATGTATCAATTGTACAGGTAATTTAGCAGAGTTAATAAGTGCTTTGGCATCCTTAGAAACCTTATTAAGATTGACAAATTCTTTTTTGTCAAGGGTATTAACCAGCAGAGCAAGTTTATCTGTTAATTTATTTTCATTCAGGAACAAACGAAAGGCATCGGCTGTTGTTGCAAAACCATCGGGTATATTTATTCCGAGAGGTTTAAGGTTCTTTAGCAGTTCTCCGAGGGAAGCATTTTTTCCTCCAACAAATGAAACATCTTTAATACCTACTTCATTAAAAGGCAGAATTAGTTTGGTTTCCATTTTAAAGTTTTAGAATACATAATTACATCATTTAACTCTCAACCAAAATGATAAATACCCGATCGAATTATGAGTTTTGTCATTAAGTCTGCTCTTAACACTGAAAGACAGCTGCCTGCATTTGTGCTTAGTGATTTAAATCATTTAGTAAAGTGAGAATGCTCATTCTACTATTTCAGGATTAAGAACAAATTTGATCTTAAAAAATAGTATGAAAACAGATAGAGAAATACAAGCAGACGTAATGTCTGAAATCCAGTGGGAACCAGCCTTGCTTGGGAACGAGATCGGAGTTTCTGTAAATGAAGGTGTGGTGATGCTTTCAGGTATAGTTGATACCTACTACAAAAAAAGACTTGCCGAAAAGGTAAGTAAAAAAGTTAATGGCGTTAAGGCCGTTGCTGAAGAGATTCTGGTTAAGGTTCCTGGAAGCAATATTTACACAGATGTAGATATCGCAAAAGCTGCTCTCAGCGCTCTCAAATGGAATAGCGCAGTTAATGAAAATACAATTACCGTTCAGGTAGAAAATGCGCAAGTAACACTCGAAGGAGATGCAGAATGGGCCTTCCAAAAACTTTCCGCACAAAAGGCAATCGAAAATTTGAACGGCGTTTGTTGTATTATTAATAACATACATGTTAAAAATAAAATTGCGGCAGAGGGTGTATTAGATAACATTATGCGTGCCTTTGAACGTAATGCAATCATAGACTCAGCTGGCATTACAGTAAACGTGATCGGTGATAAGCTTATTTTAACTGGTACAGTACGATCTTATGCGGAAAAAAAAGATGCTGAAAATGTTGCATGGTCTTCCCCTGGGGTAATGCATGTTGATAACCAACTGATGATCGATTCCAGTGTTAACATATCCTCAACATTTATTGAATCTTGAAAATAAAAAAGGATTGGTATCAAAAATTACTGAAAGTTCATACTTATCAAGTGGTACCAAAGCAATTGAAGATATTTTACATTCTTTCTATGTAATTATTACTTTACAGGGACAGATTCTGCTCTTATCTGCTGATACAGAAGATGAGGGGCAAATGCTTTGATGAGCGATTATATAAGAGTTCAGGAAAAACTTGCGTGAATGTACTCTGCTTTTTTAAAAAAGTAACGGTTTATTAAAGAAAAAGCTTTTTAAATTGTTTTTTTTCCTTTTCTTTTAAGTCCGAAAGTATGTTCTTTATTTGCTTTGAGAAACTCTGTTTCGAGAGAAAAATAAATGCTGTCCACGTATCGTGCCAGAGCCCTATCTTTTCTTGCAACCTATCGGTTTTTGTTTTATTCAAACCAATCTCTTTTTTTAGTTTTTTCGGCAACATTTCATAAACATACATCATCTTTTTTATATCTCTTCTATAGTAATGCAAGGTTGTCCTGTTTCGATTATGTAGTTTTTTGTCAGCCCTCTTTTCGCGCTTTTTAAAATAGCTGAGTATTACTTTTTTACTCGGCAGTTTTTCTGGCAAACTTAATTCTTTGCGAAACAACCGCACCTCTTTTATGTAGCGAGGAATTTTTTCCAGAAATTGTTGTTCTAAAAGAGTTCTTTTCTTCATAAGGGGAAGAGTTAACTTTTCGGATACAGGAAGGCTTTTTTGCATGAGAAGAATAATAATATAAAGCTCACGTAGCGTTCCTGCTTTATGAAACAAATTATCTAGTTTTTTTTTGCCAAAAGGTTTCTTAAACAGAGTTTCCGAAAAATAAAGTATGGCTTTTGTTTTTTTAATACACACTCTTAATGCGTGAAGACTTTCAGGTTTCCTGTTCTGACTGAATGTGTTTAGCCAAGTCTCAATCAATCCTAGCTGTTCATCAAGGTAATTATTTACTACATTTTTTTTACCCATTTGCCATTTGTTTTTAGCAAATATGCGAAAATGCCAGAACAGGAACCATGATCCTTATCACATAACTTATTGATGAATTTTGTGAAAATGAATGGAACCAGAAGTTTTTTTTGCAAAAAAAAAATCTGGAACAATTTAGTTTTTTGATGGGCGGTGTGTGAAAATATGAATACCGGCACTTGATTACAAGTCTGGTCTATTTAGTGCTATATGCTACTACGCTTACAAATGATAAGGATCATATTTTTGAATGATCGAGGTTAACGCTTTGTTATTTTTTCGTTCTGAACTTTGCGGGTATATTTAAGATTGAATTATGAAGAAAATAATTTTGGCATTTTGTCTTTTTGCGTTTACACTTTTACACGCGCAGCAAATTACTTGTGATACTAACTCATGCACCAAACAAAAAACAGCTAGATATGAGATAGAACTCGTAAAGAAATGTAGTAATCGCCTGAATGTATATGTAAACGATCGAATGGGGAAACCATTGATACATACGGATGTTATCGGGTATATTGCCTTCTTTTACAAAGGAGGTGATATGGTGACTGAAGAATTATTTCAGTATCCACAAAGCAACTACCTGGAAGCAGAAATCCCACGCACTGGTTTTTATAAATTTAAAGTGTCGCTGGTTATTAACGGAGAAACTATATCTACTTTTTTTGACAATGAGTGTACACTAAGAACACTGATGGATACAAGAAACTGGTAAGTGTTTTCTGCAAAGACCCGTGATGATCTGATTATAGCGCACCAAAGCTGATAAATATCATCACGGCTACTGACCAACTTCATAACAACTTTTTGATAAACAAAGTACTTTTGACACAGAACAACATTATGTTTACTAAAGTTCGAAATCTATGAAATCAACACTCAGTACCTATTCTCTTTATGACCTCTCTAACCCACATTTCAGTCGAGTAACGCTGTTCACCTCAGACAATAAGAAGCTCAGAGGGCAATTTGTACAATTCAAAGTAGTTAAAGATTCCAACTTTGAATACTTGTACCCAGCCGAAAAATATTGCTTTTTGCTGGAAGAGAATCGGGAAGCATTTTGGTCAGTGCACAATAGCAGCAACGGCGAATTTAACGACTTCCCGAAGTATGTGCTGCAGCTGGGTTTAGATGATATAAAACAAATTCTTATTGAGCCTTTACTTGTTGCATAAAAATTATGAGAGATAAACGTGTATTGGCTTTTTGTCTGTTAGTTGCATTTAATCTGCTGTATTTCACCGCCTGCAAGGATAGCAAGGAAAAACTCAGGCCGGTGTACGGTACCGTCACAGAATCCATCTATGCATCAGGCACCATAAAAAGCAAAGACCAATATCAGGTATTTGCGCAAGCCAATGGTATAATTGAGCAGGTTTTTGTGAAAGAAGGGGATACTGTACAAAAAGGACAGCCACTTTTATTCATTTCAAACAATATACAACGTCTTACTAAAGAAAA
This region includes:
- a CDS encoding SDR family oxidoreductase is translated as MGKLNNKTALVTGAASGMGKAIAQLFAKEGANVIVADLHQNEIDEVVNTITIDGGKALGVLCDVSNEKDIKKMFNAAVAHFKTVDVLINNAGIMDDFMPIDQVSNDLWNRIMAVNVNGPMYACRFAVPIMLKQESGVIVNIASVGGLYGARAGVAYTASKHAVVGLTKNIGFMYAQKGIRCNAIAPGGVNTNIGKNMNPNPFGMERGMAGVATMPRMGEADEIAKTALFLASADSSFVNGTVLTADGGWTAY
- a CDS encoding BON domain-containing protein → MSEIQWEPALLGNEIGVSVNEGVVMLSGIVDTYYKKRLAEKVSKKVNGVKAVAEEILVKVPGSNIYTDVDIAKAALSALKWNSAVNENTITVQVENAQVTLEGDAEWAFQKLSAQKAIENLNGVCCIINNIHVKNKIAAEGVLDNIMRAFERNAIIDSAGITVNVIGDKLILTGTVRSYAEKKDAENVAWSSPGVMHVDNQLMIDSSVNISSTFIES
- the ppsA gene encoding phosphoenolpyruvate synthase, producing the protein METKLILPFNEVGIKDVSFVGGKNASLGELLKNLKPLGINIPDGFATTADAFRLFLNENKLTDKLALLVNTLDKKEFVNLNKVSKDAKALINSAKLPVQLIHEITDHYKKLCEKFNSEVGVAVRSSATAEDLPTASFAGQHDSFLNIKGINAVLNSVQNCFASLYNARAIKYRIDNGFDHSKVALSVGIQLMVRSDKASSGVCFTIEPDSGFKNAIVITGCWGLGENIVQGTVTPDEFHVFKPHIGKFKRPVISKKLGSKAETLIYNEDGNGTVNTHTPLEKQKCWTLTNSEIETVAKWCLQIEQHYKMPMDVEWAKDGLTNQLFVVQARPETVHSTKDPLVVKEYSLKQKGNLIVTGNAIGLGIVSGMARVINSSADSDKLNTGEILITDVTNPDWDPILKKAAAIVTNKGGRTSHAAIVAREVGAIAIVGANGATEKIKDGDIITVDTSQGKYGSVYSGKLNWTVKDLDFRNIKMPVTQAMLILADPDKAYKLSFYPNKGVGLMRMEFVITNSIRVHPMALVKFDELTDPTVKKEIRELTEHYADKKGYFIDKLSQAIGTIAAAFYPKDVIVRMSDFKTNEYANLLGGKQFEMKEENPMIGFRGASRYYNDRYKEGFKLECEAMKVVRNEMGLTNVKLMIPFCRTVEEGKKVVSLMAEYGLKRGENGLEIYVMAEIPSNVILAGEFAKIFDGFSIGSNDLTQLTLGIDRDSDIISDLFDENNEAVKYMISHVINSAKLCGSKIGLCGQAPSDYPEFTEFLVAHGIDSISFNPDALLKGIENINKAETL
- a CDS encoding peroxiredoxin gives rise to the protein MENQENLTQQVVSMPRIGDKAPEFKAVTTQGDINFPADYKGNWVILFSHPADFTPVCTSEFMTFASLEKQFNQANCKLVGLSVDGLYSHIAWLRTIKEKIEYKGMKDIEVNFPLIEDITMNVAKKYGMIMPGESSTKAVRAVFVIDPKGIIRTIIYYPLSLGRNFDELYRVVIALQTADEFNVATPADWRPGDEVIVPTAGSCGVAKERMENQDENTHCYDWFFCTKKIDKETVLNTIIKK
- a CDS encoding zinc ribbon domain-containing protein, with protein sequence MKEYKFCQSCGFPLKKDKKGGGSEKDGTISRKFCSMCYANGEFLTPPEIDTAEKMQKFCIQEMKKDGINSFFAWLATRSIPKLERWKQ
- a CDS encoding CHAD domain-containing protein — protein: MGKKNVVNNYLDEQLGLIETWLNTFSQNRKPESLHALRVCIKKTKAILYFSETLFKKPFGKKKLDNLFHKAGTLRELYIIILLMQKSLPVSEKLTLPLMKKRTLLEQQFLEKIPRYIKEVRLFRKELSLPEKLPSKKVILSYFKKREKRADKKLHNRNRTTLHYYRRDIKKMMYVYEMLPKKLKKEIGLNKTKTDRLQEKIGLWHDTWTAFIFLSKQSFSKQIKNILSDLKEKEKKQFKKLFL
- a CDS encoding DUF389 domain-containing protein, with the translated sequence MQIDPNSKDIFIEKNFFSQDIPIEERTSVFNNLFFHYKKDWQSSFALMLILSVGIASLGLSEDSSATIIGAMIIAPLGQPIVAFGGAIALGWKLQSFRMLGIITLGTISSILMAYIIGFTLPEITPNQQILIRTSPDLRDLGIALLAGAGGAYGYYRSEYSTVLAGVAIAVALVPPLCSIGLMLEQGHFILAGGSFLLFITNFIGITFSSLLIFFLLGLRQKRNRKWFYTGTILIVIFGSTIIVPLALNYKKFNSSAQFQSSVYEKARIVFERSKNSPAIKHLSIQGTGVIITIEPFPSDKVEEQRLKIELERTTGLQVFLQNSNRQ